A section of the Paenibacillus odorifer genome encodes:
- a CDS encoding acetamidase/formamidase family protein has product MKKQIIRNVGVTLSMFLVVNSLSSVMYANTTNDAYKPKTHVLKANSETVRWGNIGKGDPALTVHSGDIVTVEAITHHSGDDYERMIKGDAGVEDIFHWIEGEKNEALRGPGVHIMTGPIAVEGAEPGDVLEVKILDMKLRPNGNEQYAGKTYGVNAAANWGYLYGDMVEEPKKREVVTIYEMDTEGGTDYATAVYNYKWSVQTDPDGQVHPTIDYPGVIVDHKTIDKNFGVLKGVKIPVRLHFGTMGVAPKEADVVDSVPPSYNGGNVDDWRITEGATMYYPVSVAGALLSIGDPHAGQGDSEINGTAIETSVTGDIQVILHKKTSLNNKLKGLNFPLLENENEWVVHGFSYANYLEELGASAQTDIFKNSSIDKAMKDAAHKTKDFLMAGMELSEDEAYSLMSVSADFGITQVVDGNWGVHALIDKGQFGDSERKPVVLRSSFENFGAKVGWQPATKTVTLSYNGNVLEMKVGATTGIYNGETVKLVAPLSVVNEKVVVSEYFVNFYKAKLAKTE; this is encoded by the coding sequence ATGAAAAAACAAATAATTCGTAATGTAGGCGTCACGTTATCCATGTTTTTAGTGGTGAATTCGTTATCCAGTGTCATGTATGCTAACACAACGAATGATGCGTATAAGCCAAAAACCCATGTTCTGAAGGCGAATTCGGAGACTGTTCGATGGGGGAATATTGGTAAGGGAGATCCAGCTCTGACTGTACATTCGGGAGACATCGTAACGGTTGAGGCTATTACACATCACTCTGGTGATGATTACGAGCGGATGATTAAAGGAGATGCGGGAGTGGAGGATATTTTCCACTGGATTGAAGGGGAGAAGAACGAAGCGCTCCGCGGGCCAGGCGTACATATTATGACGGGTCCCATCGCAGTAGAAGGTGCTGAACCAGGGGATGTGCTGGAAGTGAAGATTCTGGACATGAAGCTGAGACCTAATGGAAATGAACAATACGCTGGAAAAACATATGGCGTGAATGCCGCGGCGAACTGGGGTTATCTATACGGAGATATGGTGGAGGAGCCGAAAAAGCGTGAGGTAGTAACCATCTATGAGATGGATACGGAGGGTGGAACAGATTATGCAACAGCTGTATATAACTACAAATGGTCTGTGCAAACCGATCCGGATGGTCAAGTGCACCCGACAATTGACTACCCGGGTGTTATCGTTGACCATAAAACGATTGATAAGAATTTCGGTGTGCTAAAAGGTGTGAAAATTCCGGTGCGTCTCCACTTTGGTACAATGGGTGTGGCGCCGAAAGAAGCGGATGTTGTTGACTCCGTTCCACCTTCTTACAACGGCGGTAACGTAGATGATTGGCGGATTACCGAAGGTGCAACGATGTATTATCCTGTATCCGTAGCTGGTGCACTACTGTCGATCGGTGACCCGCATGCCGGTCAAGGCGATTCGGAGATTAACGGTACTGCGATTGAGACATCGGTCACTGGGGATATACAAGTTATTCTTCATAAAAAAACATCGCTTAACAACAAGCTGAAAGGTTTAAACTTCCCATTACTTGAAAATGAGAACGAGTGGGTCGTGCATGGATTCAGCTACGCTAATTATTTGGAGGAGCTGGGGGCTAGTGCTCAGACGGATATCTTTAAAAACTCATCCATCGACAAAGCAATGAAGGATGCCGCTCATAAAACAAAAGATTTTTTAATGGCTGGAATGGAATTGAGCGAAGATGAAGCATACTCTCTGATGTCGGTGTCAGCTGATTTTGGAATTACACAAGTGGTGGATGGAAACTGGGGCGTTCACGCCTTAATTGATAAAGGTCAATTCGGCGATTCCGAGCGCAAGCCCGTGGTTTTACGGAGCAGCTTTGAGAACTTTGGAGCAAAGGTTGGCTGGCAGCCAGCCACTAAGACAGTTACGCTGAGCTACAATGGCAATGTACTGGAGATGAAGGTTGGAGCGACAACGGGAATTTACAACGGAGAGACAGTGAAGCTTGTAGCCCCATTAAGTGTTGTGAATGAGAAGGTTGTGGTCAGCGAATATTTCGTGAACTTTTATAAAGCTAAGCTGGCTAAGACAGAGTAG
- a CDS encoding DNA alkylation repair protein, translated as MERRKGARKVTEIPVEIVELLNKGYLQSVNLTEWLAVDHLILLENVLNELGFEQEAKPILQRLNALSEKKIMKLIPVISREWQLLFDCKSELERSRLFAVLAHHNSDSVRCWAAYIVGQNHQWSLVQKLTAIRPFAADGHFGVREISWMALRESVIAELEASIESLKAWVHDQDANIRRFAVELTRPHGVWAKHITALKENPAIALPLLEPLNSDPAKYVQDSVSNWLNDASKINPAWVQQICDEWLNLSGTKETKRIVTRATRSITDQK; from the coding sequence ATGGAACGCAGGAAGGGCGCTCGGAAGGTTACTGAAATTCCCGTTGAGATTGTAGAACTGCTGAATAAAGGATATTTACAGAGCGTGAATTTAACGGAATGGCTTGCTGTGGATCATCTTATATTGCTGGAAAATGTACTGAATGAGCTAGGTTTTGAACAGGAAGCTAAACCAATTTTACAAAGGCTGAATGCGTTATCGGAAAAGAAAATCATGAAGCTCATCCCGGTGATTTCACGTGAGTGGCAGCTTCTATTTGACTGTAAATCAGAGCTGGAACGTTCCCGACTATTTGCTGTGTTAGCTCATCATAACTCCGATAGTGTTCGCTGCTGGGCTGCTTATATCGTGGGGCAGAATCATCAATGGAGTCTAGTTCAAAAACTAACAGCAATCCGTCCTTTTGCAGCGGATGGTCATTTTGGGGTGCGTGAGATTTCTTGGATGGCTTTGAGGGAATCAGTCATTGCCGAGCTGGAAGCGTCCATTGAATCGTTAAAGGCTTGGGTTCATGACCAGGACGCGAATATTAGGAGATTTGCGGTCGAATTGACGCGCCCACATGGGGTATGGGCAAAGCATATTACAGCGCTCAAAGAAAATCCAGCGATTGCCCTACCGCTATTAGAACCGCTTAACTCTGATCCGGCAAAATACGTTCAGGATTCTGTAAGCAATTGGTTAAATGATGCTAGCAAAATCAATCCGGCATGGGTACAGCAAATTTGTGATGAATGGTTGAACCTATCAGGTACCAAGGAAACAAAGCGGATTGTAACCCGGGCTACAAGAAGTATTACTGATCAAAAATAA